Proteins from a single region of Sphingopyxis sp. BSN-002:
- a CDS encoding 16S rRNA (uracil(1498)-N(3))-methyltransferase yields the protein MPATPAWPPASTPRIFVDQPLGPDAVPVIEGSAAHYLINVMRLKVGDPLLLFDNRSGEWLGTVADAGKRAATIRIERRMRPLEAVPDLWLCFAPVKKARLDWIIEKATELGVARLQPVITERTIVERVKQERIEAQIIEACEQCGRTALPELAEPVKLPRLVQDWDETRTLLFADEEGGPAMASVAAPAPAAILTGPEGGFTVREREMLLATPAVRRIALGPRILRAETAAIAAVSLWMAQHGDWRA from the coding sequence ATGCCCGCGACACCCGCATGGCCACCCGCCAGCACGCCCCGCATTTTTGTCGACCAGCCGCTCGGACCCGATGCCGTGCCCGTCATCGAGGGGTCGGCTGCCCATTATCTGATCAATGTGATGCGGCTGAAGGTCGGCGATCCGCTGCTGCTCTTCGACAATCGCAGCGGCGAATGGCTCGGTACCGTTGCCGACGCAGGCAAGCGCGCGGCGACGATTCGCATCGAACGCCGGATGCGGCCGCTCGAAGCCGTGCCCGACCTCTGGCTCTGCTTTGCGCCGGTGAAAAAGGCGAGGCTCGACTGGATCATCGAGAAGGCAACCGAACTGGGCGTCGCCCGGCTGCAGCCCGTCATCACCGAACGGACGATCGTCGAACGCGTGAAGCAGGAACGCATCGAGGCCCAGATCATAGAAGCCTGCGAACAATGCGGACGCACCGCGCTGCCCGAACTCGCGGAGCCGGTTAAGCTGCCCCGGCTGGTGCAGGACTGGGACGAAACCCGCACGCTTCTCTTCGCCGACGAGGAAGGCGGACCGGCCATGGCATCGGTCGCGGCGCCCGCGCCGGCGGCGATCCTGACCGGCCCCGAAGGCGGTTTCACCGTGCGCGAGCGCGAAATGCTATTGGCGACGCCTGCGGTACGCCGCATTGCGCTCGGTCCGCGCATATTGCGCGCCGAGACGGCGGCGATCGCGGCCGTCAGCCTGTGGATGGCGCAGCACGGCGACTGGCGCGCCTGA
- a CDS encoding glutamate--cysteine ligase, with product MSTRTASDSNDPIVENRDQLAAPMIKGEKPKDRWRIGTEHEKFVYRTADHRAPSYDEPGGIRDLLMALTRFGWEPVIEGGNVIALAGSDGTVSLEPAGQLELSGAPLENLHQTCAETGRHLKQVKEVGAELGLGFLGLGMWPDKTRAELPIMPKGRYKIMLEHMPRVGTMGLDMMLRTCTIQTNLDYSSEADMVQKFRVSLALQPLATALFASSPFTEGKPNGFMSYRSHIWTDTDPARTGMLPFVFEEGFGYERYVDYMLDVPMYFVFRDGQYIDAAGLSFRDFMKGELSVLPGELPRLSDWNDHLSTAFPEVRLKSFLEMRGADGGPWNRICALPALWVGLLYDQGALDAAWDLVKDWSIEEQQTLRDAVPSEGLDAPAPGGGTVGQLAHRVLDIAAAGLASRGEVNSMGDNEVGFLEPLRRIAASGKSPAHDLLDRYEGPWNHDLSKIYDELSF from the coding sequence ATGAGCACGCGCACCGCCTCCGACAGCAACGACCCCATCGTTGAAAACCGCGACCAGCTCGCGGCCCCCATGATCAAGGGCGAGAAGCCCAAGGACCGCTGGCGGATCGGCACCGAGCACGAGAAATTCGTCTATCGCACCGCCGATCATCGTGCGCCGTCCTACGACGAGCCCGGTGGCATCCGCGACCTTCTGATGGCGCTCACCCGCTTCGGCTGGGAGCCGGTGATCGAGGGCGGCAATGTCATCGCGCTCGCGGGCAGCGACGGCACCGTCAGCCTCGAACCCGCGGGGCAGCTCGAACTCTCGGGCGCGCCGCTCGAAAATCTGCATCAGACCTGCGCCGAGACCGGCCGGCATCTGAAGCAGGTGAAGGAAGTCGGCGCCGAACTGGGGCTCGGTTTTCTCGGGCTGGGCATGTGGCCCGACAAGACGCGCGCCGAGCTGCCGATCATGCCCAAGGGCCGCTACAAGATCATGCTGGAGCATATGCCGCGCGTCGGCACCATGGGGCTCGACATGATGCTGCGCACCTGCACGATCCAGACCAACCTCGACTATTCGTCCGAGGCCGACATGGTGCAGAAGTTCCGTGTCAGCCTTGCGCTCCAGCCGCTCGCGACAGCGCTCTTCGCCAGCTCGCCGTTCACCGAAGGCAAGCCCAACGGCTTCATGTCGTACCGCAGCCATATCTGGACCGACACCGATCCCGCGCGCACCGGCATGCTGCCTTTCGTGTTCGAGGAAGGCTTCGGATACGAACGCTACGTCGACTATATGCTCGACGTGCCGATGTATTTCGTCTTCCGCGACGGGCAATATATCGATGCCGCCGGCCTCAGTTTCCGCGATTTCATGAAGGGCGAACTCTCGGTGCTGCCGGGCGAACTACCGCGGCTTTCCGACTGGAACGACCATCTTTCGACCGCCTTCCCCGAAGTGCGTTTGAAGAGCTTCCTCGAAATGCGCGGCGCCGACGGCGGCCCGTGGAACCGCATCTGTGCGCTCCCGGCGCTCTGGGTCGGGCTGCTCTACGATCAGGGCGCGCTCGACGCGGCGTGGGATCTCGTCAAGGACTGGAGCATCGAGGAGCAGCAGACGCTGCGCGATGCGGTCCCGAGCGAAGGCCTCGACGCCCCGGCGCCCGGCGGCGGCACCGTCGGTCAGCTTGCGCACCGCGTGCTCGACATAGCGGCTGCGGGCCTCGCCTCGCGCGGCGAGGTCAATTCGATGGGCGACAACGAGGTCGGCTTCCTCGAACCGCTGCGCCGCATCGCCGCGTCGGGCAAATCGCCAGCGCACGACCTGCTCGACCGCTACGAAGGTCCGTGGAACCACGACCTCTCGAAAATCTATGACGAACTGAGCTTCTAA
- a CDS encoding TonB-dependent receptor — MRHFPSAIAITISLAAAGWAAPAAAQDTAPAAEETGLGDIVVTAQRREESLQDVPVAVSVLSGNTLDAITSTGSDVRALAGRVPSLNIESSFGRTFPRFYIRGLGNTDFDLNASQPVSLVYDDVVLENPILKGFPIFDLDRVEVLRGPQGTLFGRNTPAGIVKFDTVKPGKTGGYARASYGRYGTSQVEVAAGAADDNGFSVRLSTLFQHRDDWVDNIATTQKKDLGGYDDIAARLQLQYESGPFTGRLIGQVRVYDGSAIIFRANTQVPGSNHLVGLGGAGTEFERDKVYQDGLNFQKLNTYNVGLNLEYDLGAVTLYSISSYWNGNFRSRGDIDGGFGAVFLPVSGPGLIPFQAQSQDNVPSLDQFTQEVRVASNNSGGLGYQFGAFYFDEKLDISSFEFGGPTDATPSAIAVQRQDSEAYGIFGSLNYAFDNGFKLQAGARYNHDTRDFVASRPVETRPIFVVNPNTPVPPQAAKVKGKLLTWDASATYEASDDFTVYARVARGYRAPSVQGRLTFSRSISTADQEETMSYEAGIKTAFLDNRVRFNLTGYYFDTKDLQLTAVGGTSNVASLLNVDAKGHGIEAELQAAPARGLTFSVGGAWNIAKIDDSNAFVAGCGSATPCTVLDPVRPGSPGIYSIDGNQLPQSPKWTLNWTAGYEVPVGDGAIYAFTDWYYRSKIQFFLYQSVEFSDDKMIEGGLRVGYKTDRYDFAAFVRNITNDASPTGGIDFNNITSYVNEPRIWGAEASFKF; from the coding sequence ATGCGCCACTTTCCTTCCGCCATTGCTATAACCATTTCGCTCGCCGCTGCCGGCTGGGCCGCCCCCGCCGCCGCGCAGGACACGGCGCCCGCCGCCGAAGAAACCGGCCTCGGCGACATCGTCGTCACCGCGCAGCGCCGCGAGGAAAGCCTGCAGGACGTGCCCGTCGCGGTCAGCGTGCTGTCGGGCAACACGCTCGATGCGATCACCTCGACCGGTTCGGACGTCCGCGCCCTCGCCGGCCGCGTCCCCAGCCTGAACATCGAAAGCTCGTTCGGCCGCACCTTCCCGCGCTTCTATATCCGCGGTCTCGGCAACACCGACTTCGACCTCAACGCCTCGCAGCCGGTCAGCCTCGTCTATGACGACGTCGTGCTCGAAAACCCGATCCTGAAGGGCTTCCCGATCTTCGACCTCGACCGCGTCGAAGTGCTGCGCGGACCGCAAGGTACGCTGTTCGGCCGCAACACCCCGGCGGGCATCGTCAAGTTCGACACCGTCAAGCCGGGCAAGACCGGCGGCTATGCGCGCGCCAGCTATGGCCGCTACGGCACGTCACAGGTCGAAGTCGCGGCGGGCGCCGCCGACGACAACGGCTTCTCGGTCCGCCTCTCGACCCTGTTCCAGCACCGCGACGACTGGGTCGACAATATCGCGACCACGCAGAAGAAGGATCTCGGCGGTTATGACGACATCGCCGCGCGCCTTCAGCTGCAATATGAGAGCGGCCCGTTCACCGGCCGCCTGATCGGTCAGGTCCGCGTCTATGACGGCTCGGCGATCATCTTCCGCGCCAACACGCAGGTTCCGGGCAGCAATCACCTCGTCGGCCTCGGCGGCGCGGGCACCGAATTCGAGCGCGACAAGGTCTATCAGGACGGGCTGAACTTCCAGAAGCTCAACACCTACAACGTCGGGCTCAACCTCGAATATGATCTGGGTGCTGTTACGCTCTATTCGATCAGCTCCTACTGGAACGGCAATTTCCGCAGCCGCGGCGACATCGACGGCGGCTTCGGCGCGGTGTTCCTGCCCGTCTCGGGCCCGGGCCTGATCCCGTTCCAGGCGCAGAGCCAGGACAATGTCCCGAGCCTCGACCAGTTCACGCAGGAAGTCCGCGTCGCGTCGAACAACAGCGGCGGGCTCGGCTATCAGTTCGGTGCCTTCTACTTCGACGAAAAGCTCGACATCTCGAGCTTCGAGTTCGGCGGCCCGACCGACGCGACCCCGTCGGCGATCGCGGTGCAGCGCCAGGACAGCGAAGCCTACGGCATCTTCGGCTCGCTGAACTATGCCTTCGACAACGGCTTCAAGCTGCAGGCCGGCGCGCGCTACAACCACGACACGCGCGATTTCGTCGCGTCGCGTCCGGTCGAAACGCGTCCGATCTTCGTCGTCAACCCGAACACGCCGGTTCCGCCGCAGGCCGCCAAGGTCAAGGGCAAGCTGCTGACGTGGGACGCGAGCGCGACCTATGAGGCGTCGGACGATTTCACCGTCTATGCCCGCGTCGCCCGCGGCTATCGCGCGCCGTCGGTGCAGGGCCGCCTGACCTTCTCGCGCAGCATCTCGACCGCCGATCAGGAAGAGACGATGTCGTACGAGGCCGGCATCAAGACCGCCTTTCTCGACAACCGCGTCCGCTTCAACCTGACCGGCTATTATTTCGACACCAAGGACCTGCAGCTGACCGCGGTCGGCGGCACCTCGAACGTCGCAAGCCTGCTCAACGTCGACGCCAAGGGCCACGGCATCGAGGCCGAACTGCAGGCGGCACCCGCTCGCGGGCTGACCTTCTCGGTCGGCGGCGCATGGAACATCGCCAAGATCGACGACAGCAACGCCTTCGTTGCTGGCTGCGGCTCGGCGACGCCGTGCACCGTGCTCGACCCGGTCCGTCCGGGCAGCCCCGGCATCTATTCGATCGACGGCAACCAGCTGCCGCAGTCGCCGAAATGGACGCTGAACTGGACCGCGGGCTATGAAGTCCCTGTCGGCGACGGCGCGATCTACGCGTTCACCGACTGGTACTATCGCTCGAAGATCCAGTTCTTCCTCTATCAGTCGGTCGAATTCTCGGACGACAAGATGATCGAGGGTGGCCTGCGCGTCGGGTACAAGACCGACCGCTACGATTTCGCGGCGTTCGTGCGCAACATCACCAACGACGCCTCGCCGACCGGCGGCATCGATTTCAACAATATCACCAGCTACGTCAACGAGCCCCGCATCTGGGGCGCCGAGGCAAGCTTCAAATTCTGA
- a CDS encoding isoprenylcysteine carboxylmethyltransferase family protein, translating to MTYMPEITPAKGANAVEEQVPVSRQRPRSAVSAGVGIVGLIGLMSYLLIARYAPEIAAWLGVDWGQRGRMDGPNSAIASVLACGIPMVLWSVFVDKVHRNPSTGIDWAQRRPWRETLDISLTKLAGLWATWALIAGFYATMRYYWEGNYAFSMDLLERVAPWLLLVSVPYMLWLDRRMIEPRDGCYQFGRWMIAPGQPVDGRAIAHHFRAWGVKGFFTAFMLSIVPGNFARLVGVETSEVLANPYMTGLWTLNLLYLVDVHVATVGYILTMKPLDSHIRTANPYFMSWIAALACYPPFVLMSGGPLDYEVNSADWGYWLEGHTTLLTIWAVVLFLLVAVYAWATMAFGIRFSNLTHRGVITHGPYKFTRHPAYVSKNLSWWVAGLPFLVTAGGAIEAVRNTLLLAAVSGIYYWRAKTEEKHLLADPAYQAYWNWAQQNALVPRLFAKLSGRKRPLIRLEPDPRVGPVA from the coding sequence GTGACCTATATGCCCGAAATCACCCCCGCCAAAGGCGCAAATGCCGTGGAAGAACAAGTGCCTGTCAGCCGCCAGCGGCCGCGCTCGGCGGTCAGTGCCGGGGTCGGCATCGTCGGCCTGATCGGGCTGATGTCCTATCTGCTCATTGCGCGCTACGCGCCCGAGATCGCGGCATGGCTCGGCGTCGACTGGGGGCAGCGCGGGCGGATGGACGGGCCGAATTCGGCGATCGCCAGCGTGCTCGCATGCGGCATTCCGATGGTGCTGTGGTCGGTGTTTGTCGACAAGGTGCATCGCAATCCGTCGACCGGTATCGACTGGGCGCAACGCCGGCCGTGGCGCGAGACGCTCGACATCAGCCTGACCAAGCTTGCGGGCCTGTGGGCGACCTGGGCGCTGATCGCGGGCTTCTATGCAACGATGCGCTATTATTGGGAGGGCAATTACGCTTTCTCGATGGACCTGCTCGAGCGCGTCGCGCCGTGGCTGCTGCTGGTTTCGGTGCCCTATATGCTGTGGCTCGACCGGCGGATGATCGAGCCGCGCGACGGCTGCTATCAGTTCGGGCGCTGGATGATTGCGCCGGGGCAGCCGGTCGATGGCCGCGCGATCGCGCATCATTTTCGCGCATGGGGGGTGAAGGGCTTTTTTACCGCCTTCATGCTGTCGATCGTTCCGGGCAATTTCGCGAGGCTGGTCGGGGTCGAGACAAGCGAAGTGCTAGCCAATCCCTACATGACCGGTCTCTGGACGCTCAACCTGCTCTATCTCGTCGACGTTCACGTAGCGACGGTCGGCTATATCCTGACGATGAAGCCGCTCGATTCGCATATCCGGACGGCGAACCCCTATTTCATGAGCTGGATCGCAGCGCTCGCCTGCTATCCGCCCTTCGTCCTGATGAGCGGCGGACCGCTCGATTATGAAGTGAACAGCGCCGACTGGGGCTATTGGCTGGAGGGGCATACGACGCTGCTGACGATCTGGGCGGTCGTGCTCTTCCTGCTCGTCGCGGTCTATGCGTGGGCCACGATGGCGTTCGGCATCCGCTTCTCGAACCTGACGCACCGCGGCGTCATCACCCACGGGCCGTACAAGTTCACGCGGCACCCCGCCTATGTGTCGAAGAATCTGAGTTGGTGGGTCGCCGGGCTGCCCTTCCTCGTTACGGCCGGCGGCGCGATCGAGGCAGTACGCAACACGCTGCTGCTCGCGGCGGTCAGCGGTATCTATTACTGGCGCGCAAAGACCGAGGAGAAGCATCTCCTCGCCGATCCGGCGTATCAGGCGTACTGGAACTGGGCGCAGCAGAATGCGCTGGTGCCGCGGCTGTTCGCGAAGCTGTCGGGCCGCAAGCGCCCGCTCATCCGCCTCGAACCCGACCCGCGGGTCGGGCCGGTCGCCTGA
- a CDS encoding Calx-beta domain-containing protein — translation MRIRAALAVLALFSGAVPAHAQRVIVNPSFESNDPQGPGAASYEIYSNGSVAGWDSASGEIELWDTGFQGVPAYDGSVFAEMNANVPGAFYQNICMVNGETIGWTFAHRARSGGPATQTARFQIANSSGTLIQSLATQASTVNNVWNINTGSATYSGASGVQRVQFITTDPGSYGNFLDDIRITLNPFVEMSTASASGVESIASANVPALRVSGTLFTARTVNVSITGGTATLGTDYTTPGGGANFTVTIPAGTYNNTTVPLGITVIDDTATEGSETIQIALNGGTGYTVASTASCGGTPITTSTYTITDNDSPVVLAKAWTNGIANDAVSLSIAGGLIPVAGSSTVGGSATNATSVAIAGSTLTLTEVFTAGSAANYNSSIECRRNSDNAVVATSGTGLSRTVVMPSGSALTCTWTNSRKSATLVVRKSWVNALVADAVTVATTGLINNASLASVANSATETDTNAAVTVYAAEAATLGEAFSVGNGANYTQTLACTGNATALAGNVLTVNAADTAIVCTFTNSRIAQQIRLAKLWTGATTGHIASATTTGGTANPSFSSTAPTATTGTYVSVRAGDVLTLPAETYGGGAVAALYNATVECTGGSPLASGATGRTLTIAGSATATTCTYTNAYVLPLSIAKTSTAYSDPFNGALNPKLIPGGIADYTLTITAPAGTAPTAGSVIVTDIIPANLSLFVGTYAPGPGPIAFGAGSSGLTYSFASLGSTTDDVSFSNNGGVSWTYVPVADANGVDANITHIRINPKGSMAPGSSFTINLRARVK, via the coding sequence ATGCGGATCCGGGCTGCCCTTGCCGTTCTGGCGCTCTTTTCCGGAGCGGTTCCCGCACACGCGCAGCGCGTGATCGTGAATCCGTCGTTCGAATCGAACGATCCGCAAGGGCCGGGCGCCGCGAGCTACGAAATCTATTCGAACGGATCGGTCGCCGGCTGGGACTCGGCGTCGGGCGAGATCGAGCTGTGGGACACGGGGTTCCAGGGCGTCCCCGCCTATGACGGATCGGTATTCGCCGAGATGAACGCCAACGTCCCCGGCGCCTTCTACCAGAATATCTGCATGGTGAACGGCGAGACGATCGGCTGGACCTTCGCGCACCGCGCACGCTCGGGCGGTCCGGCGACGCAGACAGCACGTTTCCAGATCGCGAACAGTTCGGGGACGCTGATCCAGAGCCTCGCGACGCAGGCCTCGACCGTCAACAATGTCTGGAACATCAACACCGGCAGCGCGACCTATAGCGGCGCGTCGGGGGTGCAGCGCGTCCAGTTCATCACCACCGACCCCGGCAGCTACGGCAATTTCCTCGACGACATTCGCATCACGCTCAACCCGTTCGTCGAAATGTCGACGGCGAGCGCCTCCGGCGTCGAATCGATCGCGTCGGCGAACGTCCCGGCGCTGCGCGTCAGCGGCACGCTGTTCACGGCGCGCACGGTCAATGTCAGCATCACCGGCGGCACGGCGACGCTCGGCACCGATTATACGACGCCCGGCGGCGGCGCGAATTTCACCGTCACGATTCCCGCCGGGACCTACAACAATACGACCGTCCCGCTCGGCATCACCGTCATCGACGACACCGCAACCGAAGGCAGCGAGACGATCCAGATCGCGCTGAACGGCGGGACGGGCTATACGGTCGCAAGCACCGCGAGTTGCGGCGGGACGCCGATCACCACCAGCACCTATACCATCACCGACAATGATTCGCCCGTCGTGCTCGCGAAGGCGTGGACCAACGGCATCGCGAACGACGCCGTCAGCCTGTCGATTGCAGGCGGCCTGATCCCGGTCGCCGGCTCGTCGACAGTCGGCGGAAGCGCGACCAACGCCACTTCGGTTGCGATCGCCGGGTCGACGCTGACGCTGACCGAGGTTTTCACCGCCGGCAGCGCCGCCAATTACAACAGCAGCATCGAATGCCGTCGCAACAGTGACAATGCCGTCGTCGCAACGTCGGGGACCGGGCTTAGCCGCACGGTCGTCATGCCATCCGGAAGCGCGCTCACCTGTACCTGGACGAACAGCCGCAAGTCGGCCACGCTCGTCGTGCGCAAAAGCTGGGTGAATGCGCTCGTTGCCGATGCGGTCACCGTCGCGACGACCGGACTCATCAACAACGCCAGCCTCGCCTCGGTCGCCAACAGCGCGACCGAGACCGACACCAATGCCGCCGTCACCGTCTATGCGGCCGAGGCCGCGACGCTCGGCGAGGCCTTCTCCGTCGGCAACGGCGCGAATTACACGCAGACGCTCGCCTGCACCGGCAATGCGACCGCGCTCGCGGGCAACGTGCTGACGGTGAACGCCGCCGACACCGCGATCGTGTGCACCTTCACCAACAGCCGCATCGCGCAGCAAATCCGGCTGGCGAAGCTCTGGACCGGCGCGACGACCGGCCACATCGCGAGCGCGACGACGACCGGCGGCACCGCCAATCCCTCGTTCAGTTCGACCGCACCGACCGCGACGACCGGAACCTATGTCTCCGTCCGCGCCGGCGACGTGCTGACCCTGCCGGCCGAGACATATGGCGGCGGCGCCGTCGCCGCGCTCTATAATGCGACGGTCGAATGCACCGGCGGCAGCCCGCTCGCGAGCGGCGCGACGGGGCGCACGCTGACGATCGCCGGCAGCGCGACGGCAACGACCTGTACCTACACCAACGCCTATGTCCTGCCGCTGTCGATCGCCAAAACCTCGACCGCGTACAGCGACCCGTTCAACGGTGCCCTCAACCCCAAGCTGATCCCCGGCGGCATCGCCGACTATACGCTCACCATTACCGCCCCCGCCGGCACCGCGCCGACGGCAGGCAGCGTGATCGTCACCGACATCATCCCCGCGAACCTCAGCCTGTTCGTCGGCACCTATGCGCCGGGTCCCGGGCCGATCGCCTTCGGCGCGGGATCGAGCGGGCTGACCTACAGCTTCGCCAGCCTCGGCAGTACCACCGACGACGTCTCCTTCTCGAACAATGGCGGGGTCAGCTGGACTTATGTTCCGGTCGCCGACGCGAACGGTGTCGACGCCAATATCACGCATATCCGCATCAATCCGAAGGGCAGCATGGCGCCGGGATCGAGCTTTACGATCAACCTGCGCGCGCGGGTGAAATAG
- a CDS encoding proprotein convertase P-domain-containing protein: MLGWLALALAVATPASAQTSTTYANTTAGTISDTATPCTNPLVRTFTVAPNAQVSDVNIGVQLTHTYRGDIRATLTSPSGTVVNLITNVGTSADNLNVLFDDSAAASVSTHTSNDNTTAAPPYQRTFRPEGSLADFNGQGSAGTWQLSICDSLSGDSGSFARAHLYLTTVPLSPYADLSLSKSVSSASPAFGASISYTLSVTNAGASALTANGVTVQDTLPAGFSFTSASGFGSYNSGTGVWSVGSIPPGTTRTLTINGTVAATSGATVTNSAEISASSAYDFDSTPGNGASGEDDYASASFTVSGTRVAGTPPTLVCPVGMTVHDWDTVSWPAGNTSGSASLAAIGPTSFNIAISGGSFLSNATYGGQSPTRQNVVNGGMTGQYSIFELVDFTSPSGTVTSTITLPTAVPGAQFRLFDVDYGAGQFADRVTVTGTYNGTTVYPVLTNGVANYVVGNNAYGDALSADNSAEGTVVVTFTSPVDSIVIEYGSYSLSPANPGQQGVAIHDISFCRPIANLLIAKTSSVVSDPVNGTTDPKAIPGATMRYCLLVTNNGSATATSVVVSDPLPATTSFVAGSLRSGTSCAGATTVEDDDAAGADESDPFGASRAGSIVSAGAPTLTPASAMAILFDVTVN; encoded by the coding sequence ATGCTCGGCTGGCTGGCGCTGGCGCTCGCCGTTGCAACCCCTGCCTCCGCGCAGACCAGCACGACCTATGCGAACACGACCGCGGGGACGATCAGCGACACTGCGACACCGTGCACGAACCCGCTCGTACGCACCTTCACCGTCGCCCCGAATGCACAGGTCAGCGACGTCAATATCGGCGTCCAGCTGACGCATACCTATCGCGGCGACATTCGCGCGACCCTGACCTCGCCGTCGGGCACGGTCGTCAACCTGATCACCAATGTCGGTACCTCGGCCGACAATCTGAACGTCCTGTTCGACGACAGTGCGGCGGCCAGCGTCTCGACGCACACGTCGAACGACAACACCACCGCCGCGCCGCCCTATCAGCGGACCTTCCGTCCGGAAGGCTCGCTTGCCGATTTCAACGGCCAGGGTTCGGCAGGAACGTGGCAGCTCTCCATCTGCGATTCGCTGAGCGGCGACAGCGGCAGCTTCGCGCGCGCGCATCTGTATCTGACGACCGTGCCGCTTTCGCCCTATGCCGACCTGTCGCTGTCGAAATCGGTGAGCAGCGCATCTCCCGCGTTCGGCGCGAGCATCAGCTATACACTGAGCGTCACCAACGCGGGCGCATCGGCGCTGACGGCGAACGGCGTGACGGTCCAGGATACGCTGCCGGCCGGTTTCAGTTTCACCTCGGCATCGGGCTTCGGCAGCTACAACAGCGGCACCGGTGTGTGGAGCGTGGGCAGCATTCCTCCGGGAACCACGCGCACGCTGACGATCAACGGCACCGTCGCCGCGACCTCGGGCGCAACCGTCACCAACAGCGCCGAAATCAGCGCTTCCTCGGCCTATGACTTCGATTCGACCCCCGGCAACGGGGCAAGCGGCGAGGATGATTATGCATCGGCAAGCTTCACCGTCTCGGGCACGCGTGTTGCGGGAACCCCGCCGACGCTCGTCTGCCCTGTCGGGATGACGGTACACGACTGGGACACGGTATCGTGGCCGGCCGGCAACACCAGCGGCAGCGCATCGCTTGCCGCGATCGGGCCGACCAGCTTCAACATCGCCATCAGCGGCGGCAGCTTCCTCAGCAACGCCACCTACGGCGGCCAGTCGCCGACGCGGCAGAATGTCGTCAACGGCGGAATGACCGGACAATATTCGATTTTCGAGCTCGTCGATTTCACCAGTCCGTCGGGCACCGTGACCTCGACGATCACCTTGCCGACCGCCGTGCCGGGGGCGCAGTTCCGCCTGTTCGATGTCGACTACGGCGCCGGGCAATTCGCCGATCGGGTCACGGTTACCGGTACCTATAACGGCACGACAGTCTATCCGGTCCTGACCAATGGGGTTGCCAATTATGTCGTCGGCAACAATGCCTATGGCGACGCGCTGTCGGCGGACAACAGTGCCGAAGGCACCGTCGTCGTTACCTTCACTTCGCCGGTCGACAGCATCGTCATCGAATATGGAAGCTACAGCCTGTCGCCCGCCAATCCGGGACAGCAGGGCGTGGCGATCCACGACATCAGCTTCTGCCGCCCGATCGCGAACCTGCTGATCGCCAAGACCAGCAGCGTCGTCAGCGATCCGGTCAACGGCACGACCGACCCCAAGGCAATCCCGGGCGCGACGATGCGCTATTGCCTGCTCGTCACCAACAACGGCAGCGCGACCGCGACAAGCGTCGTCGTTTCCGACCCGCTGCCCGCCACGACGAGCTTTGTCGCCGGATCGCTGCGCAGCGGCACGAGTTGTGCCGGGGCAACGACCGTCGAGGATGACGACGCGGCCGGCGCCGACGAGAGCGACCCCTTCGGCGCATCGCGGGCAGGATCGATCGTATCGGCCGGCGCTCCGACGCTGACCCCTGCAAGCGCGATGGCCATCCTGTTCGACGTGACGGTGAACTGA